The following coding sequences are from one Venturia canescens isolate UGA chromosome 5, ASM1945775v1, whole genome shotgun sequence window:
- the LOC122411553 gene encoding gustatory receptor for sugar taste 64e-like isoform X2, which yields MDSNALEGRQSDTRRRPTLAWTLCRQSFSPTLQLKAVNRDPQIGRYENLKTEELISEMTTPVLTTGGNFVKTTDSLHAALRPIIKLAQCFSLFPVSQVSKSDASDLRFTWRSFKIFYACITLLISITLVACSLLRILENGITASRMTRLMFLGTTFMTNLLFFRLAMNWPSFATSWERFERELAPRHRRVAKLNMAARFKIITAVVMIPAMIEHALSILAGYLGAVTCASLRGDTDIAATYFQSQFPHVFNKTVYTLWKGIAVQSSNLLSTFSWNFMDLFLILISTALVDQFRQLNNRLYSIREKAMPEWWWAEARTDYNRLASLTRQVDTYISGIVVLSFGTNLWFICIQLLNSFNPFPSIMTTIYFCFSFGFLLTRASTISLCAAAVHDESLLPAPILYSVSASSYSNEVVRFLMQVTTDNIGLTGMKFFSITRSLVLTIAGTIVTYELVLVQFNGLQPSNPSNITHACDVN from the exons ATGGATTCGAACGCGCTCGAGGGTCGCCAGAGTGATACGAGACGCCGCCCGACACTCGCATGGACGCTTTGCCGGCAATCTTTCTCTCCTACGCTCCAACTCAA AGCAGTCAACCGCGATCCACAAATCGGAAGATACGAAAACCTGAAGACGGAGGAGCTCATTAGCGAAA TGACGACTCCCGTGCTGACGACGGGTGGGAATTTCGTCAAAACGACCGACAGCTTGCACGCTGCTCTGAGGCCGATCATTAAGTTGGCACAGTGTTTTTCCCTGTTTCCGGTGAGTCAAGTCAGTAAATCGGATGCCTCGGATCTCAG ATTCACGTGGCGaagtttcaagattttttacgCCTGCATCACGCTCTTGATCTCGATAACTCTTGTGGCCTGCAGTCTTTTGCGGATCCTGGAGAACGGAATCACCGCGTCGAGAATGA CGAGGCTGATGTTCCTGGGAACGACCTTCATGAcgaatcttttgttttttcgtctcgCCATGAATTGGCCGAGTTTCGCGACCTCCTGGGAAAGATTCGAGCGCGAATTGGCTCCCCGTCATCGTCGGGTCGCCAAACTCAATATGGCCGCGAGATTCAAAATCATCACAGCGGTCGTAATGATTCCTGCAATGA TTGAACATGCTCTCTCGATCCTGGCGGGCTACTTGGGCGCTGTAACGTGTGCTTCGCTTCGCGGTGACACTGACATCGCAGCGACATATTTTCAGTCACAATTCCCACAC GTTTTTAATAAAACCGTGTACACTTTGTGGAAGGGAATAGCCGTTCAATCGAGCAACCTTCTTAGCACCTTTTCATGGAACTTCATGGACCTCTTTCTTATTCTCATAAGCACCGCTCTGGTCGATCAATTTCGTCAGCTCAACAATCGTCTCTACTCGATACGGGAAAAG GCAATGCCGGAGTGGTGGTGGGCCGAGGCGAGGACCGATTACAATCGTCTGGCATCGTTGACGAGACAAGTCGATACTTACATATCCGGTATCGTCGTTCTGTCATTCGGAACGAATCTCTGGTTCATCTGCATTCAACTGCTTAACTCCTTCAA TCCATTCCCGAGCATCATGACGACGATTTACTTCTGCTTTTCGTTTGGATTTTTGTTAACACGAGCCTCGACGATCTCTCTGTGCGCGGCAGCTGTCCACGACGAGTCTCTGCTTCCTGCACCAATATTGTACAGCGTTTCAGCTTCGAGTTATTCGAACGAG GTCGTGAGGTTCCTGATGCAGGTCACGACGGACAACATCGGGCTGACGGGAATGAAGTTTTTCTCAATCACAAGAAGCCTCGTTCTCACA atcgctggAACTATCGTCACGTACGAGCTCGTGCTCGTGCAATTCAACGGTCTCCAGCCAAGCAATCCTTCGAACATAACTCACGCTTGCGACGTCAACTAG
- the LOC122411553 gene encoding gustatory receptor for sugar taste 64e-like isoform X1, with protein MDSNALEGRQSDTRRRPTLAWTLCRQSFSPTLQLKAVNRDPQIGRYENLKTEELISEMTTPVLTTGGNFVKTTDSLHAALRPIIKLAQCFSLFPVSQVSKSDASDLRFTWRSFKIFYACITLLISITLVACSLLRILENGITASRMTRLMFLGTTFMTNLLFFRLAMNWPSFATSWERFERELAPRHRRVAKLNMAARFKIITAVVMIPAMIEHALSILAGYLGAVTCASLRGDTDIAATYFQSQFPHVFNKTVYTLWKGIAVQSSNLLSTFSWNFMDLFLILISTALVDQFRQLNNRLYSIREKHCFVVKAMPEWWWAEARTDYNRLASLTRQVDTYISGIVVLSFGTNLWFICIQLLNSFNPFPSIMTTIYFCFSFGFLLTRASTISLCAAAVHDESLLPAPILYSVSASSYSNEVVRFLMQVTTDNIGLTGMKFFSITRSLVLTIAGTIVTYELVLVQFNGLQPSNPSNITHACDVN; from the exons ATGGATTCGAACGCGCTCGAGGGTCGCCAGAGTGATACGAGACGCCGCCCGACACTCGCATGGACGCTTTGCCGGCAATCTTTCTCTCCTACGCTCCAACTCAA AGCAGTCAACCGCGATCCACAAATCGGAAGATACGAAAACCTGAAGACGGAGGAGCTCATTAGCGAAA TGACGACTCCCGTGCTGACGACGGGTGGGAATTTCGTCAAAACGACCGACAGCTTGCACGCTGCTCTGAGGCCGATCATTAAGTTGGCACAGTGTTTTTCCCTGTTTCCGGTGAGTCAAGTCAGTAAATCGGATGCCTCGGATCTCAG ATTCACGTGGCGaagtttcaagattttttacgCCTGCATCACGCTCTTGATCTCGATAACTCTTGTGGCCTGCAGTCTTTTGCGGATCCTGGAGAACGGAATCACCGCGTCGAGAATGA CGAGGCTGATGTTCCTGGGAACGACCTTCATGAcgaatcttttgttttttcgtctcgCCATGAATTGGCCGAGTTTCGCGACCTCCTGGGAAAGATTCGAGCGCGAATTGGCTCCCCGTCATCGTCGGGTCGCCAAACTCAATATGGCCGCGAGATTCAAAATCATCACAGCGGTCGTAATGATTCCTGCAATGA TTGAACATGCTCTCTCGATCCTGGCGGGCTACTTGGGCGCTGTAACGTGTGCTTCGCTTCGCGGTGACACTGACATCGCAGCGACATATTTTCAGTCACAATTCCCACAC GTTTTTAATAAAACCGTGTACACTTTGTGGAAGGGAATAGCCGTTCAATCGAGCAACCTTCTTAGCACCTTTTCATGGAACTTCATGGACCTCTTTCTTATTCTCATAAGCACCGCTCTGGTCGATCAATTTCGTCAGCTCAACAATCGTCTCTACTCGATACGGGAAAAG CATTGTTTCGTTGTGAAGGCAATGCCGGAGTGGTGGTGGGCCGAGGCGAGGACCGATTACAATCGTCTGGCATCGTTGACGAGACAAGTCGATACTTACATATCCGGTATCGTCGTTCTGTCATTCGGAACGAATCTCTGGTTCATCTGCATTCAACTGCTTAACTCCTTCAA TCCATTCCCGAGCATCATGACGACGATTTACTTCTGCTTTTCGTTTGGATTTTTGTTAACACGAGCCTCGACGATCTCTCTGTGCGCGGCAGCTGTCCACGACGAGTCTCTGCTTCCTGCACCAATATTGTACAGCGTTTCAGCTTCGAGTTATTCGAACGAG GTCGTGAGGTTCCTGATGCAGGTCACGACGGACAACATCGGGCTGACGGGAATGAAGTTTTTCTCAATCACAAGAAGCCTCGTTCTCACA atcgctggAACTATCGTCACGTACGAGCTCGTGCTCGTGCAATTCAACGGTCTCCAGCCAAGCAATCCTTCGAACATAACTCACGCTTGCGACGTCAACTAG
- the LOC122410812 gene encoding uncharacterized protein — MGVGTCGNPSLSRRATYAFSTCTLEKRLFVFADKTRRESTRLFIYLFFHSLSMVKQQKIVRDAGAAASKFAAGVISKASCAAHNDRKRRAVLRMLSQKHPEVETEPGEGSAKGGGGRNDNGAVTPGSYANGDGSKEFLSTGRTGRRNAMPDILGHHAETGTADLSTRLGALTTEEEHDRAGTSGVGQGEGSSSQSQMG; from the exons ATGGGTGTGGGAACGTGCGGTaatccctctctttctcgtcgTGCGACTTACGCGTTCTCCACATGTACGCTTGAAAAACGACTGTTTGTGTTCGCCGATAAGACTCGACGGGAATCGACtcgattgtttatttatttattttttcattctctatcAATG GTGAAGCAGCAGAAAATTGTGCGCGATGCCGGAGCAGCAGCTTCCAAATTTGCGGCGGGCGTAATTTCGAAGGCGTCGTGCGCTGCACACAACGATCGTAAACGACGTGCAG TTCTGAGAATGCTATCACAGAAGCACCCGGAGGTGGAGACGGAGCCTGGTGAAGGAAGTGCAAAGGGTGGCGGAGGCAGAAACGACAATGGAGCAGTGACGCCCGGAAGTTATGCAAACGGGGATGGCTCGAAAGAGTTTCTTTCGACCGGAAGAACCGGACGTAGAAACGCGATGCCCGACATTCTTGGTCATCACGCGGAGACGGGAACGGCCGATTTATCGACGAGACTCGGGGCACTCACGACCGAAGAGGAGCACG atCGAGCTGGAACGAGCGGCGTGGGTCAGGGCGAAGGTTCCTCCTCGCAGTCGCAAATGGGCtga